In Pseudomonas sp. MM213, a genomic segment contains:
- the paaC gene encoding 1,2-phenylacetyl-CoA epoxidase subunit PaaC has protein sequence MNNNTDLIEYLLRLGDSALIQGQRLCQWCGKAPALEEELALMNVGLDLVGQARNWLEYAAELLGDDRDADHLAFRRDERAYRNLLLVEQPNGDYAVTILKQFLYDAWHLEVLKGLSQSSDERIAGIAAKAVKEVTYHLRRSGEWVERLGDGTEESHKRMLAAIPEVWRFTVELIAADDSEQRLCEAGITPDIATVAAAWQARVNEIFASATLPVPAAPSYFYLNARKGLHTEHLGILLAEMQFLPRAYPDATW, from the coding sequence ATGAATAACAACACCGATCTGATCGAATACCTGCTGCGCCTCGGCGACAGCGCCCTGATCCAGGGCCAGCGCCTGTGCCAATGGTGCGGCAAGGCGCCGGCGCTGGAAGAAGAACTGGCGCTGATGAATGTCGGCCTCGACCTCGTCGGCCAGGCGCGCAACTGGCTGGAATACGCCGCTGAACTGCTGGGCGACGATCGCGATGCCGATCACCTGGCGTTCCGTCGCGATGAGCGCGCCTATCGCAACCTGCTGCTGGTGGAACAACCCAACGGCGATTACGCGGTGACCATCCTCAAGCAGTTCCTGTATGACGCCTGGCACCTGGAAGTGCTTAAAGGTTTGAGCCAGTCCAGCGATGAGCGCATCGCCGGGATCGCTGCCAAAGCCGTAAAGGAAGTCACCTATCACCTGCGCCGCTCCGGCGAGTGGGTCGAGCGTCTGGGCGACGGCACCGAGGAAAGCCACAAGCGCATGCTCGCAGCGATCCCTGAGGTCTGGCGCTTTACCGTGGAACTGATCGCTGCCGATGACAGCGAACAGCGTCTGTGCGAAGCCGGCATCACCCCGGACATCGCCACCGTCGCCGCCGCGTGGCAAGCCAGGGTCAACGAGATTTTCGCCAGCGCCACCCTGCCGGTGCCTGCCGCGCCGAGCTATTTCTACCTGAATGCGCGCAAGGGCCTGCACACCGAACACCTCGGCATCCTGTTGGCGGAGATGCAATTCCTGCCACGAGCGTACCCCGATGCAACCTGGTGA
- the paaD gene encoding 1,2-phenylacetyl-CoA epoxidase subunit PaaD yields MQPGELIASDLGARPAQPTDLAAAWATLAQVMDPEVPVVSVVDLGIVRDLDWQAGHLHVVVTPTYSGCPATEVIESDIRDALELAGFRAPQLERKLTPAWTTDWITDIGRERLRAYGIAPPDGSTSKRSLLGESPVIVCPQCGSAHTEVLSEFGSTACKALYRCVDCREPFDYFKCI; encoded by the coding sequence ATGCAACCTGGTGAGCTGATCGCCAGCGACCTCGGCGCCCGGCCGGCCCAACCGACGGACCTGGCCGCCGCGTGGGCGACCCTGGCGCAGGTCATGGACCCGGAAGTGCCGGTGGTCAGCGTGGTCGACCTCGGCATCGTGCGCGATCTCGACTGGCAAGCCGGCCACTTGCACGTGGTGGTCACGCCGACCTACTCCGGCTGCCCCGCCACCGAGGTGATTGAAAGCGACATCCGCGATGCGCTGGAGCTTGCCGGCTTCAGGGCACCGCAACTGGAACGCAAATTGACCCCGGCGTGGACCACCGACTGGATCACCGACATCGGCCGCGAACGCCTGCGCGCTTATGGCATCGCACCGCCCGACGGCAGCACCAGCAAACGCAGCCTGCTCGGCGAAAGCCCGGTGATCGTCTGCCCGCAATGCGGCAGCGCGCACACCGAAGTGCTCAGCGAGTTCGGTTCCACCGCGTGCAAGGCGTTGTACCGCTGCGTCGATTGCCGCGAGCCGTTCGACTATTTCAAGTGCATCTGA
- the paaE gene encoding 1,2-phenylacetyl-CoA epoxidase subunit PaaE, which yields MSKFHSLTIKDVRAETRDAVSIAFDIPQHLQDSFHFTQGQHLVMRTQMDGEEVRRSYSICTGVNDGELRVAIKRVAGGRFSAFANEQLKAGHSLEVMPPAGHFCVELDPQRHGHYLAVAAGSGITPILSIIKTTLQTEPHSRVTLLYGNRSSSGALFREQLEDLKNRYLQRLNLIFVFSREQQDVDLYNGRINAEKCEQLFSRWLDVKALDAAFICGPQEMTETVRDSLKAKGMAPERIHFELFAAAGSQQKREAREAARQVDAAVSQITVISDGRALAFDLPRNSQSILDAGNAQGAELPYSCKAGVCSTCKCKVIEGEVEMDSNHALEDYEVAAGYVLSCQAYPVSDKVILDFDQL from the coding sequence ATGAGCAAATTTCACAGCCTGACCATCAAGGACGTGCGTGCCGAAACCCGTGACGCGGTGTCCATCGCCTTCGATATTCCGCAGCACCTGCAAGACAGTTTTCACTTCACCCAGGGCCAGCACCTGGTGATGCGCACGCAAATGGATGGCGAAGAAGTGCGTCGTTCGTATTCGATCTGCACCGGCGTCAATGACGGCGAACTGCGCGTCGCGATCAAGCGTGTGGCCGGCGGGCGTTTCTCCGCATTCGCCAATGAGCAGCTCAAGGCCGGGCATAGCCTGGAAGTGATGCCGCCGGCCGGGCACTTCTGCGTCGAGCTCGACCCACAACGCCACGGTCATTACCTGGCCGTGGCGGCGGGCAGCGGCATCACGCCGATCCTGTCGATCATCAAGACCACCCTGCAAACCGAACCGCATAGCCGCGTCACGCTGCTGTATGGCAACCGCTCAAGTTCCGGCGCGCTGTTCCGTGAACAGCTCGAAGATTTGAAAAACCGCTACTTGCAGCGTCTGAACCTGATCTTCGTGTTCAGCCGCGAGCAGCAGGATGTCGACCTGTACAACGGCCGGATCAACGCCGAGAAATGCGAGCAACTGTTCTCCCGCTGGCTCGATGTCAAAGCCCTCGATGCGGCATTCATCTGTGGCCCGCAGGAGATGACCGAAACCGTGCGCGACAGCCTCAAGGCCAAGGGCATGGCACCGGAGCGCATCCATTTCGAACTGTTCGCCGCCGCTGGCAGCCAGCAAAAACGCGAGGCTCGCGAGGCTGCACGGCAAGTTGATGCGGCGGTCAGCCAGATCACCGTTATCAGCGACGGCCGCGCGCTGGCCTTCGACCTGCCGCGCAACAGCCAGAGCATCCTCGATGCCGGCAACGCCCAGGGCGCCGAACTGCCTTACTCGTGCAAGGCCGGCGTGTGCTCGACATGCAAATGCAAGGTCATCGAAGGCGAAGTGGAAATGGACAGCAACCACGCCCTGGAAGACTACGAAGTGGCTGCCGGTTACGTGCTGTCGTGCCAGGCGTATCCGGTCAGCGACAAAGTCATCCTGGATTTCGACCAACTCTGA
- a CDS encoding DUF485 domain-containing protein: MTPTDVELIRQHPDFIQLVRRKQNLYWSLSLIMLVIYFGFVLLVAFSPATLGQSLSGGVTSVGMLVGVVIVVLAFALTGFYVYRANNVIDPLNEKLKQECAR, translated from the coding sequence ATGACACCCACAGACGTAGAACTCATCCGCCAGCACCCCGATTTCATCCAGCTGGTTCGTCGCAAACAAAACCTGTACTGGTCGCTGTCGCTGATCATGCTGGTGATCTATTTCGGCTTCGTGTTGCTGGTGGCGTTCTCCCCCGCCACCCTCGGCCAATCCTTGAGCGGCGGTGTGACCTCGGTGGGCATGCTGGTCGGTGTGGTGATCGTGGTATTGGCCTTCGCGCTGACCGGTTTCTACGTCTATCGCGCCAACAACGTGATTGATCCGCTCAACGAAAAACTGAAACAGGAGTGCGCCCGATGA
- a CDS encoding cation acetate symporter has translation MSRLLALFLLPLAAVTDFAVAADGASRPLNWNAIGMFLVFVLFTLGVTRWAALRTRSASDFYTAGGGMTGFQNGLAIAGDMISAASFLGISAMMFLNGYDGLLYALGVLAGWPIILFLIAERLRNLGKYTFADVVSYRLEQTPVRLTSAFGTLTVALMYLVAQMVGAGKLIELLFGIDYLYAVMLVGVLMVFYVTFGGMLATTWVQIIKAVMLLFGTTFMAFMVLKHFGFSTEAMFAGATAVHAKGSAIMAPGGLLSNPIDAISLGLGMMFGTAGLPHILMRFFTVSDAKEARKSVFYATGFIGYFYLLLIIVGFGAIVMVGTDPAFRDASGAIIGGGNMIAVHLAQAVGGNLFLGFISAVAFATILAVVAGLALSGASAVSHDLYACVMRKGQATEQQEIRVSRIATLCIGVLAIILGLLFESQNIAFLSGLVLAIAASVNFPVLFLSMYWKGLTTRGAVTGSLTGLVSAIVLLVLSPAVWVNVLHHDKALFPYSNPALFSMSLAFFSAWLFSVTDTSPRAALERGRYLAQFIRSMTGIGASGASKH, from the coding sequence ATGAGCCGTCTCCTGGCGTTGTTCCTGTTGCCGCTGGCAGCGGTCACCGACTTCGCGGTCGCCGCCGACGGCGCGTCCCGCCCATTGAACTGGAACGCCATCGGCATGTTCCTGGTGTTCGTGCTGTTCACCCTCGGCGTCACGCGTTGGGCCGCATTGCGTACCCGTTCCGCCAGCGACTTCTACACCGCAGGCGGTGGCATGACTGGCTTCCAGAACGGCCTGGCGATTGCCGGCGACATGATCTCGGCGGCGTCCTTCCTCGGCATCTCGGCGATGATGTTTCTCAATGGCTACGACGGCTTGCTCTACGCGCTGGGCGTGTTGGCGGGCTGGCCGATCATCCTGTTCCTGATCGCTGAGCGCCTGCGCAACCTCGGCAAATATACGTTCGCCGACGTGGTCTCTTATCGCCTGGAACAAACCCCGGTGCGCCTGACCTCGGCGTTCGGCACCCTGACCGTCGCGTTGATGTACCTGGTGGCGCAGATGGTCGGTGCCGGCAAGCTGATCGAGTTGCTGTTCGGCATCGACTACCTCTACGCGGTGATGCTGGTCGGTGTGTTGATGGTGTTCTACGTGACCTTCGGCGGCATGCTCGCCACCACGTGGGTGCAGATCATCAAAGCGGTGATGCTGCTGTTCGGCACCACGTTCATGGCGTTCATGGTGCTCAAGCATTTCGGTTTCAGCACCGAAGCGATGTTCGCCGGCGCCACTGCCGTGCACGCCAAGGGCAGCGCGATCATGGCGCCTGGTGGTTTGCTGTCGAACCCGATCGATGCGATCTCGCTGGGCTTGGGCATGATGTTCGGCACCGCCGGCCTGCCGCATATCCTGATGCGTTTCTTCACCGTCAGCGATGCCAAGGAAGCACGTAAAAGCGTGTTCTACGCCACCGGTTTCATCGGTTACTTCTACTTGCTGCTGATCATCGTCGGCTTCGGCGCCATCGTCATGGTCGGCACCGATCCTGCGTTCCGCGATGCCAGCGGCGCGATCATCGGCGGCGGCAACATGATTGCCGTGCACCTGGCGCAAGCCGTGGGCGGCAACCTGTTCCTCGGCTTCATCTCGGCGGTGGCCTTCGCCACCATTCTGGCGGTGGTTGCAGGCCTGGCGTTGTCCGGTGCCTCGGCAGTGTCCCACGATTTGTATGCCTGCGTGATGCGCAAGGGACAGGCCACCGAGCAGCAGGAAATCCGCGTGTCGCGCATTGCCACGCTGTGCATCGGCGTGCTGGCGATCATCCTCGGCCTGCTGTTCGAATCGCAGAACATTGCGTTCCTTTCCGGCCTGGTGCTGGCCATCGCCGCGTCGGTGAATTTCCCGGTGCTGTTCCTTTCGATGTACTGGAAAGGCCTGACCACTCGCGGCGCGGTCACCGGCAGCCTGACGGGGCTGGTCTCGGCGATTGTCCTGCTGGTACTGAGCCCGGCGGTGTGGGTCAACGTGCTGCATCACGACAAGGCGCTGTTCCCGTACTCCAACCCGGCGCTGTTTTCCATGAGCCTCGCGTTTTTCAGTGCCTGGCTGTTTTCGGTCACCGACACCTCGCCGCGAGCGGCCCTTGAGCGCGGCCGCTACCTGGCGCAGTTCATCCGTTCGATGACCGGCATCGGTGCCTCCGGCGCCAGCAAGCACTAA
- a CDS encoding OprD family porin, which yields MKPARSAPYESLFSLAAALSLPMVAPSAMADFIDDSKARIEMRNHYINRDFRQDNAAQSKAEEWAQGFTARIESGFTDGTLGFGLDALGELGLKLDSSPDRRGTGLLPFGPKSHEPADEFSELGLTGKLRVSKSVLKLGTLQPLLPVATYNDTRLLGSTFEGGLLTSQEISGLTLNTGRLTKANLRDSSSNDDIGYAAASSDHFDFAGGSYAFSPQLNLSYYYGKLDQIYRQQFVGLVHTQPLGNGFNLRSDLRYFDSRGDGAERAGRIDNRNFNSMFTVSHGAHKVSATYQQLSGDSAFPFLNGGDPYVVNLVTFNTYTRADEDSWQLRYDYDFAAQGIPGLTFMTRYTDGRHVKAGTVDNGRERERDTDISYVIQSGVFKDVSLRWRNVTFRSGNGLNTALDENRLIVGYTVALW from the coding sequence ATGAAGCCCGCACGTTCTGCACCTTACGAATCACTGTTTTCGCTGGCCGCCGCATTGAGTCTGCCCATGGTCGCCCCCAGCGCCATGGCTGACTTCATCGATGACAGCAAGGCCCGTATTGAAATGCGCAACCACTACATCAATCGCGATTTCCGTCAGGACAACGCGGCGCAATCCAAGGCTGAAGAATGGGCGCAGGGTTTCACCGCGCGCATCGAGTCCGGGTTCACCGACGGTACTTTAGGCTTCGGTCTCGATGCGTTGGGGGAGCTGGGATTGAAACTCGACTCCAGCCCGGATCGCCGTGGCACCGGGCTACTGCCCTTCGGTCCGAAAAGCCATGAGCCGGCGGACGAGTTCAGCGAGCTGGGGCTGACCGGCAAGCTGCGGGTGTCGAAAAGCGTGTTGAAGCTCGGCACCCTGCAACCCCTGCTGCCGGTGGCGACTTACAACGACACCCGCCTGCTCGGTTCTACCTTTGAGGGCGGCTTGCTGACCAGCCAGGAAATCAGTGGCCTGACGCTGAATACCGGGCGCCTGACCAAGGCCAACCTGCGGGATTCCTCCAGCAACGATGACATCGGTTACGCCGCCGCCAGCAGTGATCACTTCGACTTTGCCGGTGGCAGCTACGCGTTCAGTCCGCAACTGAACCTGAGTTATTACTACGGCAAGCTCGATCAGATTTATCGCCAGCAATTTGTCGGGTTGGTGCATACCCAGCCGCTGGGCAACGGTTTCAATCTGCGCAGCGACTTGCGCTATTTCGACAGCCGGGGCGACGGCGCCGAACGCGCCGGGCGCATCGACAACCGCAACTTCAACAGCATGTTCACCGTGTCCCACGGTGCCCACAAGGTCAGCGCCACGTACCAGCAATTGTCCGGCGACAGTGCCTTTCCGTTCCTCAACGGCGGCGATCCGTACGTGGTCAACCTGGTGACCTTCAACACCTACACCCGGGCCGACGAGGACTCCTGGCAGTTGCGTTACGACTACGACTTCGCGGCGCAAGGCATTCCCGGCCTGACCTTCATGACCCGCTACACCGACGGGCGCCACGTCAAGGCCGGCACCGTCGACAACGGCCGTGAGCGCGAGCGCGACACCGACATCAGTTACGTCATCCAGAGCGGCGTGTTCAAGGACGTCAGCCTGCGCTGGCGCAACGTGACCTTCCGCTCCGGCAATGGCCTGAACACCGCCCTCGATGAAAACCGGCTGATCGTCGGTTACACCGTGGCGCTTTGGTAA